In a single window of the Flavivirga spongiicola genome:
- a CDS encoding class II fructose-bisphosphate aldolase yields the protein MKSKINIKVVFIMGVSPTVFYKNCYSKYAIAAVNVFTMEQIHGLFKAGQRANAPFIVQMTPVARNYAHSKMLLAMIDAAAKIYPKAVYAIHLDHGNEPHAFDAITSNSYNSVMIDASHDNFETNISRTKTVVEAAHKNNVVVEAELGVLSGVEDDISIDEKHAKYTQPSEVVDFVNQTNCDSLAVAVGTSHGAYKFSGGQGIQFDILKEIQKRLPNFPIVLHGGSAVNKEEINRINKNGGSLNKEAAGVAPEEIVKAITYGVCKINIATDTRLIWARVHREFFNTSPELFDPIIPGQKYMEAYETFMLEKFDLLKATGKVSQLKI from the coding sequence TTGAAAAGCAAAATCAACATAAAAGTAGTATTTATTATGGGTGTATCTCCAACTGTTTTTTATAAAAATTGTTACAGCAAATATGCAATAGCTGCTGTAAATGTTTTTACTATGGAGCAAATTCATGGGCTTTTTAAGGCTGGTCAAAGAGCAAATGCACCTTTTATAGTACAAATGACTCCCGTTGCTAGAAATTATGCACATTCAAAAATGCTATTAGCAATGATTGATGCTGCTGCTAAAATATATCCAAAGGCAGTATATGCTATCCATTTAGATCATGGCAATGAACCTCATGCTTTTGATGCTATCACTTCTAATAGCTACAATTCGGTAATGATTGATGCATCACACGATAACTTTGAAACAAATATTAGCAGAACTAAAACTGTTGTAGAAGCAGCTCATAAAAACAATGTGGTGGTTGAGGCTGAATTAGGTGTACTAAGTGGTGTTGAAGATGATATCTCCATTGACGAAAAACATGCAAAATATACGCAACCCTCAGAAGTTGTCGATTTTGTAAATCAAACCAACTGCGATAGTTTGGCTGTTGCTGTAGGAACTAGTCATGGGGCTTATAAATTTTCGGGAGGTCAAGGGATTCAGTTTGACATTTTAAAAGAAATTCAAAAGCGTTTACCAAACTTTCCAATTGTATTACATGGAGGTTCAGCGGTCAATAAAGAAGAAATTAATAGAATAAATAAAAATGGAGGCTCCTTAAATAAAGAAGCTGCTGGTGTTGCCCCAGAAGAAATAGTAAAAGCCATCACATATGGTGTTTGTAAAATTAATATAGCTACAGATACTCGGCTTATCTGGGCACGAGTTCATAGAGAATTTTTTAACACATCTCCAGAATTATTTGATCCCATAATACCTGGACAAAAGTATATGGAAGCTTACGAAACATTTATGCTAGAAAAATTCGACTTGTTAAAAGCCACAGGAAAGGTCAGTCAATTAAAAATATAG
- a CDS encoding fibronectin type III domain-containing protein, with protein sequence MQIIRRITSILFLSVFIGHAQKNDISIIVQPYLQDVTPNSIKILWETSSGEESIVEWGLTPKLGKKARGHAFDINFSASRIHEVKINGLKRFTEYYYRVKTEKATSDIFQFKTPPFASDNESFKIVAMSDMQYDSQNPNKFSEIVNEGVLSYIEEKFKGSISKNLAMVLVPGDLVPNGTNYNEWKDKFFNPAKKLLTDVPLYPVLGNHERNSIFYFKYFSLPDNGTPAYAEHWWYKDYGNTRIIGLDSNTDFISTSQQISWLENVLNKTAKDENIDFVFAQIHHPHKSELWIPGEADITGKVVKALEKFTTETGKPSIHFFGHTHGYSRGQSKDHKHLWVNVASAGGAIDNWGEFEGRDYDEFTVTQDEYGFVMVEVDGSEHDPKFTVKRISRGNEEMPRNNELRDSITIWKKERKPITPESISPNNETVAITGTVLKAGEFKSTYNGAFHAASHWQVSKTKDFSKPVLNNWKQFENWYYKENRQKNDDLTDEKTKRLKPNTTYYWRVRYRDQNLNWSDWSKTLIFTTKE encoded by the coding sequence ATGCAAATAATTAGAAGAATTACCAGCATCCTTTTTTTGTCTGTTTTCATAGGACATGCACAAAAAAATGACATATCTATTATAGTACAACCTTATTTACAAGACGTAACTCCAAATTCTATTAAAATACTATGGGAAACTTCTAGTGGAGAAGAAAGCATCGTAGAATGGGGATTAACTCCTAAATTAGGGAAGAAAGCAAGAGGACATGCTTTTGATATTAATTTTAGCGCATCCAGAATTCATGAAGTAAAGATTAATGGTTTAAAACGATTTACAGAATATTATTATCGTGTTAAGACCGAAAAAGCAACTTCAGATATCTTTCAGTTTAAAACACCTCCTTTTGCTAGTGATAATGAGTCTTTTAAAATAGTAGCGATGAGCGATATGCAATACGACTCACAAAATCCAAATAAATTTTCTGAAATTGTTAATGAGGGGGTCTTGTCTTATATTGAAGAAAAGTTTAAAGGCAGTATTTCTAAAAACTTAGCAATGGTTTTAGTTCCTGGCGATTTAGTGCCAAATGGAACTAATTATAATGAGTGGAAAGACAAGTTCTTTAATCCTGCAAAAAAACTTTTAACAGATGTACCTCTATATCCTGTGTTAGGGAACCATGAAAGAAATTCAATTTTTTATTTTAAGTATTTTAGCCTTCCAGATAATGGTACACCAGCTTATGCAGAGCATTGGTGGTATAAAGATTATGGAAATACTAGAATTATTGGGTTAGATTCCAACACAGACTTCATAAGTACTTCACAACAAATCAGTTGGTTAGAAAACGTTTTAAATAAAACAGCAAAAGATGAAAATATTGATTTTGTTTTTGCTCAAATTCATCATCCTCATAAATCAGAATTATGGATTCCAGGTGAAGCAGATATCACAGGAAAAGTAGTAAAAGCTTTAGAAAAGTTTACTACAGAAACAGGTAAGCCAAGTATTCATTTTTTTGGACATACCCACGGCTATTCAAGAGGGCAATCTAAAGACCATAAACATCTATGGGTAAATGTAGCATCTGCAGGTGGAGCCATTGATAATTGGGGCGAGTTTGAAGGCAGAGATTATGACGAATTTACTGTAACGCAAGATGAATATGGTTTTGTAATGGTAGAAGTGGACGGTAGCGAACATGATCCTAAATTTACTGTAAAAAGAATTAGTAGAGGTAATGAAGAAATGCCTAGAAACAACGAGCTTAGGGATAGTATTACAATTTGGAAAAAAGAAAGAAAGCCCATAACTCCGGAATCTATATCACCAAATAACGAAACTGTAGCAATTACAGGAACCGTATTGAAAGCTGGAGAATTCAAGAGTACTTACAATGGTGCTTTTCACGCCGCTTCCCATTGGCAAGTATCTAAAACAAAAGATTTTTCTAAACCTGTATTGAACAATTGGAAACAATTTGAAAACTGGTACTACAAAGAAAATAGACAAAAAAATGATGATTTAACAGATGAAAAAACAAAACGTCTCAAACCAAACACAACCTATTATTGGAGAGTACGCTATAGAGATCAAAACCTGAATTGGAGTGATTGGTCCAAAACATTGATATTTACAACCAAAGAATAA
- the iolB gene encoding 5-deoxy-glucuronate isomerase, protein MSTSHVLIKPNSDSTVYQKITPESANWESLYFEAREMSLGDTWSHNTEENEIVIVLLSGNYKVESDKGTWKTINGRKDVFSGVAHTLYLPRHTKFTLEAISQKLDIAYGWCFSDEDFPAKFVTPEDTPVVIFGGDNATRQFNDLVPPGFGCSKIVVREVYTPSGNWSSFPAHKHDERILDNDGNVLEPIQEETYFYKFQKPEAYAIQQVYTKDKSLDEIVKARHNDVVLIPKGFHPVVAEHGFHCYYLNFLAGSDQCLENTTDPDHEWIYDSWSSQDNRLPLVIAEMNKKNDA, encoded by the coding sequence ATGAGTACATCGCATGTATTAATTAAACCAAATTCAGATTCAACAGTGTATCAAAAAATCACACCAGAATCTGCTAATTGGGAGTCGCTTTATTTTGAAGCCAGAGAAATGAGTTTGGGTGACACCTGGAGTCATAATACAGAAGAAAACGAAATAGTAATCGTATTACTAAGTGGAAATTATAAGGTAGAAAGTGATAAAGGCACTTGGAAAACCATTAATGGTAGAAAAGATGTATTTAGTGGTGTTGCCCATACTTTATATTTACCAAGACATACAAAATTCACACTAGAAGCAATTAGTCAAAAGTTAGATATTGCTTATGGATGGTGTTTTTCTGATGAAGATTTTCCTGCAAAATTTGTAACACCAGAAGATACACCTGTGGTTATCTTTGGCGGTGATAATGCTACACGACAATTTAATGATTTAGTGCCTCCAGGATTTGGATGTAGTAAAATTGTTGTTAGAGAGGTATACACCCCTTCAGGAAACTGGAGTTCCTTCCCTGCTCATAAACACGATGAACGTATCTTAGATAATGACGGAAACGTTTTGGAGCCCATTCAGGAAGAAACCTATTTTTATAAGTTTCAAAAACCTGAGGCTTATGCCATTCAACAAGTTTATACCAAAGATAAATCGTTAGACGAAATAGTTAAAGCCAGACATAATGATGTGGTTTTAATTCCTAAAGGGTTTCATCCTGTTGTTGCTGAACATGGTTTTCATTGCTATTACCTGAATTTTTTAGCAGGTTCAGATCAATGTTTAGAAAATACTACAGATCCCGATCATGAATGGATATATGATTCGTGGTCATCTCAAGATAATAGGTTACCTCTAGTAATCGCAGAAATGAATAAAAAAAATGATGCATAA
- a CDS encoding winged helix-turn-helix transcriptional regulator — translation MKRLKLLNILQENANISNKEITDLTLTLVYERIKKLATIKRIGKCSTISLGIKLKF, via the coding sequence TTGAAAAGGCTTAAATTATTGAACATTTTACAGGAAAATGCTAATATTAGTAATAAAGAAATAACAGACCTTACTTTGACTCTGGTTTATGAACGTATTAAAAAACTAGCTACTATAAAGAGAATAGGCAAATGTTCAACTATTAGCTTAGGCATTAAACTTAAATTTTAA